One Antennarius striatus isolate MH-2024 chromosome 9, ASM4005453v1, whole genome shotgun sequence genomic window, CACAAAAAGTTCAAAGCTGTGCCACACATTTTTTGCTATCACACAATAACTTCAGAAAAACATCCTTCTGGTCCACTATCGTCTGTCATCACACTTAACAATTTCTCCATACAGCTAACCTCAGGATATATTTGTATAGCTTGAAAGAGGTGAGTAAATAGATCCTGGACAGAGCATAAGGGACTCCCCTGGGATGATGTTAAGTCCTTCAGACTGGTGTGGTTGGTCCTGTAACATGTCAGTCAATGCACACAGAGGGTGGTCATGTCTGATGGTAATGATGgtagtggtggtgatggtggtgttcgtggtggtggtggtgctcaTGACGCTGGACCACAGGAACCACAAACCCTGGGCTCCCAGGTGGACCTGACACCTGCTCTCTCTCCACATTTGGCAGTACAGAGGGCAGAGGGGGTTGTTGCTGGGGGTGGGACTGAGGGGATAAGAGGGTTTTGGATGGGGACATGGCCTCTCTGGCTTTTGCTCTGAGGCGTTTACTGTGACTGTATTGCAAAGGGTGCTGGTGGTAGCTGGAGGATTGGGCTTGATGTGGCAAGTGGTACACATCCTGACCCCCATGTCCCGCTGCGCTGCCGCTGTGTAGCATGGTTTGCAGAGGTGGGTGGTAGCTGTGACATTTAGTGGACTTTGTGCCCCCATTAGTCCCTCCGCTTCCCTTGTAGGTTCCTTTGGGAGATTTGAGGAACTGTGTGCCTTTGCTCCGAGACTCTGTGGGGTTATAGCTGTCGCCTATAACCTGTGAGCGACGGTGGTGAACAAATTGGGTTTCTGGTTCTTGGGAGCGCGAGCGGCTCTGGCTCTGAGAGCTCCGACCATGAGGCTCCTGAGGTGGGAAGGGAGGGGTTGTTCCTGCATGAGACACATTGTCATAAATACATGATTTGCACCTCTGTTTCCGTTTAGCATCAAAAGAACTCCCACACAATCAGCCAACCACAGTAATTTGAGCAAATTTGAGTCAAAAACATGCAGGCTAGAAACCAGAGTAAAAAATTACCTTCAAATCTGGAGGTGTAGTTCTCTATTCCTGCTAAGTCCAGGTAGTGATTCCTCCTCTCAGTGTTCTCATCTACACAGTAATGCTGACCATCAGTTGCTGGCGCCTCATTGGTCTGTCCCCTGTTGGTAAAAGTGAGGATAATCTCATGATTATCAGTCAGAAGAGCATATTTACAATTATTTAATCTGATTAATACATTGATTATTAAGAtaagtgctgtcaggcgattaagaaaattaatctaattaattacaggatctgtaattaattaatctaattaatcttattttaatctcatacctgctgaaggcccccaaataaagaatttgaattctaggacattacaaaattgtagtgcatgactaataaatagaatacaccaagaagagaagatttgaaatccacatttttattggttaagtgtgctttataaatgaaattcaaaagaaaaaaggccaagcacatcagcaaaccagttaggccaggtgcatttctcaaaaatgcaatacaaatacagttaaataaaataaataaaattcagaaataaaataaggctgagtctcaaaaagggaacataagcagactctcaatcaaaatgaatactaaagctgactcaatacagcaattcaaaatgaatagtataacttgcctctaaataaggcaacaacAATagtaagatgccaacaggcttttcctttaaaagggtaag contains:
- the nkd2b gene encoding protein naked cuticle homolog 2-like, translating into MGKLQSKHACKRRENPEGDSFVVNAFLRRGMEECERYSASDHKLKNMQEFPHGELKEGQFTDQHCPLEVILPPEKAEGCERYLQYAHPDDGEQEILRDTTKNTAKKPISLDDLECDVSVEDDNRQEWIFTLYDFDNSGKVTKEDMSSLMHTIYDVVDASVNQSCHNKSKTLRVKLTVSPEPKCHRKDAGTDRCHQEEGRSADKRLSSYTNPIHSKGQTNEAPATDGQHYCVDENTERRNHYLDLAGIENYTSRFEGTTPPFPPQEPHGRSSQSQSRSRSQEPETQFVHHRRSQVIGDSYNPTESRSKGTQFLKSPKGTYKGSGGTNGGTKSTKCHSYHPPLQTMLHSGSAAGHGGQDVYHLPHQAQSSSYHQHPLQYSHSKRLRAKAREAMSPSKTLLSPQSHPQQQPPLPSVLPNVEREQVSGPPGSPGFVVPVVQRHEHHHHHEHHHHHHYHHYHQT